The bacterium HR17 genomic interval GTGGCCAGTTGTCATTTTCAGCGAGCATAACCGTTCCTGCGGGTTCCTGCACACGAACGAGAGATTTCGGCGGCCAATTGTCCCAGCCCCCAAACACATCTGAGTTGGCAAGCCAGCCAGTGATGACACGCCCTAAAGGCGGTGGTTCCACAGGGATGTTTGAACAGCCAGCAGCGTTGTTTACCCAGAAACAGATACGGACAGTGTAAACACCAGAATAGGACGGACAACGCCACATCTCAAAATTGCGGGTATAAGGCTGCACTAAGGTAAGGTAGATGCCCCAGTGGGCGGATGGATACATCTCGTCGTAATCCTGCTGATATTGTGTGACCGCCAGGCTGACCTGCTTGGCGTTGGACAAGCAGGAGGTTTGTCGCGCTTTATCGCGAGCCTGGCTGAACACCGGGAACAGGATCGCCGCCAAGATCGCGATGATCGCGATCACCACCAGCAATTCAATGAGTGTGAAGCCGCTACGAATTCGTCCTTGTTGCGTCATCATCAGTCCCTCCTTTTCCTGCCTCTTGTGGGGCTGAGTTTTTCTTTCCTTCATTGAGACTTACGCCTATCCCACATCGTCCAATTGACGACGCCGGAGCCCACACAAGGGCTTCCGGAAGGCACGGTGGATGGGTCAATGTCAAATGAACCGCTAAAGGTGGCTTCGTATCGCAACCACTTGGCGTGTCCATCGGCAAAAGCATAGTTGGAGCCTTTTTGGTGAGGTGGGTCGTAATTTTGTCCGGCAAGCGCGCTGAAAAATCGGGATTTCTTTGCGATTGCGTAGTAAGTTCCCGTTGCCGTATCCTGGATGCAACAGTAGTCGGCGTTGTTGCTCTGGCAACTGATGTTGGCGTGGACGAAGAAAGGTGTGTCTTGATTGTGTCCGTTTTCCCACCGCTCATAAGTGGCAATAACACTCGCAGGTTTGTCCACTTGGGCGAGGCTCACACCCCAATTGGGACCAGCAATGCCGTTGCGATATTCGCCGGTGCTTGGGACATAAATGCCGAGGGCAGAAGTCGTTGGACCTGCTAAGATGGTGTAACTGCGCTTCCGCTTGGGGTCAGTGGGTGCCCATGTGTATTGCCCTACGAACCACCATCCTCGCTGTCCGCCTGGTCCAAAACAACCATCCCCTGTAGATGTGAAGTCTGAGGGGCACTTGAGTATATCTTCGTTGCGCAAATAAGGTTGGATGACATAGTTCCATTGAGAGCCACAAATTACTCCTGAAGGAGCAACTTGGCGGGTAGGCACCCATCGTTCGTCATAATCTTGCACATACTGGTTGAACGCCAAGCCCAATTGCCGGTTGTTGCTCAAGCAAGCCGTCTGCCGCGCCTTGTCCCGCGCCGCTGAAAACACCGGGAACAGAATCGCCGCCAGGATCGCGATGATCGCGATCACTACCAGCAATTCAATGAGGGTGAAGCCGACCGATGTGAAATTGCGATGCCCTGTCATCAGCCCTCCCTCCTTTGCTTTCGGGCTTTGGGTAAAGGGGCGAGGGTGCAACGAACGGTACCCCCGCCCCATTCCCCTCCCCGCTTGGGCGGAGAGGAGAGCGACACCGCACCGCAAAGACGCTCATGAGCCTTCCTGTTGTTGGGTCTTGACGGCTTCTTGGCGGTAGAGTTCCACCTGGGCTTGCTCCGCGTGATGCCGCCACGCCCATAACCCTGCGGCAATCCCGACAACGACGACGACAGCAACGATGAGCCAAAGCCAATGGATGGAGCGGCTCATGCCTTTCGCCTCCTTCACTGCGGCAGACCCAAGCACTCTCGGCGGCACCGAACGGCATTGTCACTGGTGCCCGTTAGGATACGCTGCATGTAGGCTTGGGCGACAAGGGTTTGCCCCTGCGGGTCGGAATCGTCTACCCATAAGCACTTGGGTTGCAGCGTCTGGGCTAAGCGTAGCCACTTGGCGTGCCCGTCCACAAAGACATAAGTAGAGCCTTGCAGATGCACACCGCAGTCCATGTTCTCTATAACATTGCGGAGGTCGGGACAGGAACCGAAAACTTCTACGACAGCGATCAGGTTCGCAGGTGCGGTGAACTTGGCGATGGAAGCACCGACAGCCGTCCAACTGTTGTAAGGCGAAGTGCCACTGCCCCAGCGAATTTGGTTAGCCTGGACATAGTGATTGGCACCATAAGTCCATCGCAGGTTCTCCCAACTTCCTTGAGGGGGTTGGCAGGCGGCAGGTTGGTTGTTAATAAAG includes:
- the xcpT_2 gene encoding Type II secretion system protein G: MMTQQGRIRSGFTLIELLVVIAIIAILAAILFPVFSQARDKARQTSCLSNAKQVSLAVTQYQQDYDEMYPSAHWGIYLTLVQPYTRNFEMWRCPSYSGVYTVRICFWVNNAAGCSNIPVEPPPLGRVITGWLANSDVFGGWDNWPPKSLVRVQEPAGTVMLAENDNWPPREGAINDPPNILSMTGQMAVSPCRIAVHATYHSRWNVQPSRGTGGRLGPHHMEGLNLIFADGHAKWQKVFPEDCHAWVPSMPAGVRKVTDPATLGCNPMNTTGTGNSPTGQWCGNN